The proteins below are encoded in one region of Candidatus Alcyoniella australis:
- a CDS encoding carbamoyltransferase C-terminal domain-containing protein translates to MIVLGICDGHDAGACLLRDGEIVHAVSEERLTRRKRQPGFPLLAIEECLRCSGLGWSQVELVAVAERAGRAVFRVLDPWYRRSDPNQLLLRPTNRLARKLHRMIHSSRWTRELDESLSRQALSARLRSVGYQGPLAVVDHHQAHLASALMYSGMRDPLILSIDAYGDGSSGAAALLDRHDPQLREIERMGIENSPAQFFGAVASLLGFVEGEEGKVSALAPLARGDRALSMLRQGLDPDGEPRVEQLIDLAGRVLEQFGDHELAAAAQTLLEQLVSQKVSALLESTGRDELAAAGGVFANVGLNRVISRLPGLRRMFVFPHMGDGGLCAGAAAAVALEHGIEPAPQMEHCSLGAQFGPERIAIALEDAGLQSETLIDAPQRVSDMLDAGKVVGLFQGRAEFGPRALGQRSILFSAAVSGLPAKVSRMIERDPIMPFAPATIDERFNELYDEAAAGPCAPLMTAAFKLRNHAAQLLPNAVHADGTARAQRVERQATPLHALLKCVPNGTLCNTSFNMHREPIVHTPEDAVATYLASGLDALWIGERLVVR, encoded by the coding sequence ATGATCGTGCTCGGGATCTGCGATGGGCACGACGCCGGGGCCTGCCTGCTGCGCGATGGCGAGATCGTGCATGCGGTGAGCGAGGAGCGGCTGACCAGGCGCAAGCGCCAGCCGGGTTTTCCGCTACTGGCGATTGAGGAGTGCCTGCGCTGCAGCGGCCTGGGCTGGTCGCAGGTCGAGCTGGTGGCCGTGGCCGAGCGAGCGGGCCGCGCCGTGTTCCGCGTGCTCGACCCCTGGTATCGCCGTAGCGACCCCAACCAGCTGCTGTTGCGGCCGACCAACCGTTTGGCGCGCAAGCTGCACCGCATGATCCACTCCAGCCGCTGGACGCGCGAGCTCGACGAGTCGCTCTCCAGGCAGGCGCTGAGCGCGCGGCTGCGCTCCGTCGGCTATCAGGGTCCGCTGGCGGTGGTCGACCATCACCAGGCGCACCTGGCCAGCGCGCTGATGTACAGCGGGATGCGCGACCCGCTGATCCTTTCGATCGACGCTTATGGTGACGGCTCGTCCGGCGCGGCTGCGCTCTTGGACCGACACGACCCACAGCTGCGCGAGATCGAGCGGATGGGCATTGAGAACAGCCCGGCCCAATTTTTCGGAGCGGTGGCCAGCCTGCTTGGGTTCGTCGAGGGCGAGGAGGGCAAGGTCAGCGCATTGGCCCCGTTGGCTCGCGGCGATCGGGCGCTGTCGATGCTGCGTCAGGGGTTGGATCCTGACGGCGAGCCGCGCGTGGAGCAATTGATCGATCTGGCCGGACGCGTCCTGGAACAATTTGGCGATCACGAGTTGGCGGCCGCGGCCCAGACGCTGCTCGAGCAGTTGGTTTCGCAAAAGGTCAGCGCACTACTCGAGTCCACCGGACGCGACGAGTTGGCGGCGGCCGGCGGGGTGTTCGCCAACGTCGGGCTCAACCGCGTGATTTCGCGCCTGCCGGGACTGAGGCGGATGTTCGTGTTTCCGCATATGGGCGACGGCGGGCTGTGCGCGGGCGCGGCGGCCGCGGTTGCGCTCGAGCACGGTATCGAGCCCGCGCCGCAGATGGAGCACTGTTCGCTGGGCGCGCAGTTCGGTCCCGAGCGCATCGCTATCGCCCTGGAGGACGCGGGGCTGCAATCCGAGACATTGATTGACGCGCCGCAGCGCGTATCGGACATGCTCGACGCGGGCAAGGTCGTGGGCCTGTTTCAGGGACGGGCCGAGTTCGGGCCGCGGGCCTTGGGGCAGCGTTCGATCCTGTTCAGCGCCGCGGTTTCCGGGCTACCGGCGAAAGTTTCGCGAATGATCGAGCGCGATCCGATCATGCCCTTTGCCCCGGCGACCATTGACGAACGTTTTAACGAGCTGTACGACGAGGCTGCGGCCGGACCCTGCGCACCGCTGATGACCGCAGCCTTCAAACTGCGCAACCATGCGGCGCAGCTGTTGCCCAACGCGGTGCACGCCGACGGCACGGCCCGCGCCCAGCGCGTGGAGCGGCAGGCAACGCCGCTGCATGCCCTGCTCAAGTGCGTGCCCAACGGTACGCTTTGCAACACCAGTTTCAACATGCACCGCGAGCCGATCGTGCACACGCCCGAGGATGCGGTGGCCACCTATCTTGCGTCAGGGCTCGACGCGCTGTGGATCGGAGAACGCCTTGTCGTGCGCTGA
- a CDS encoding carbamoyltransferase C-terminal domain-containing protein: MQPDDKTKLPQLFCLHEDSNANAALFDGRERLWAVAEERLSRVRFDGGFPQRSIDWLEQVSGVRLRDTKLAVCGNQTHFISRLFGSHFPSFEHDMFGLLQRLNLLYHHAVYRCGWFRRLMTGFNGLLARMRAGVPVRLIDHHTAHGYSAALASGFQDATVISVDNYGDGHSSRVFAFENGGLKFLYGSSALRSPGQFYGEMAQIAGINPLLAGKLTGLAAHGDPAPGLPLVSQLFGLRDDGEDFVYPFKLFASGHASPYRELAQLDRRDLAAATQQRFEEVMVGYAAAAVRRTGLPNVALAGGVFGNVRVNQLIAELPQVQQVYVFPAMSDQGIAVGAGLAYLAQEHGLRSYDLPSVYIGPDYDEQQIEQALIQGGLSYSRPADIADEAAAALMQGNVVVRYAGALEYGPRALGHRTIMYRPDDYSVNDWLNHKLHRNEYMPFAPVIMAQHADRMLRNPDLAPRAARLMTVSFHATDELKRLCPGVIHVDGTVRPQILYREDEPQYYAILERWHQLSGVPCLINTSFNMHEEPIVCSPQDAVRAFIAAGLPRMICGPFWVTA, encoded by the coding sequence ATGCAACCTGACGACAAGACCAAACTGCCGCAACTGTTCTGCCTGCACGAGGACAGCAACGCCAACGCCGCCCTGTTCGATGGCCGTGAACGGCTCTGGGCCGTGGCCGAGGAGCGGCTGAGCCGCGTACGTTTCGACGGCGGATTCCCGCAACGCTCGATCGACTGGCTCGAGCAGGTCAGCGGTGTGCGGCTACGCGATACAAAGCTGGCGGTCTGCGGCAACCAGACGCACTTCATCTCGCGGCTGTTCGGCTCGCATTTCCCCAGCTTTGAGCACGACATGTTTGGCCTGCTCCAACGGCTGAACCTGCTCTACCACCACGCGGTCTATCGTTGCGGCTGGTTCAGGCGGCTGATGACCGGGTTCAACGGCCTGCTGGCGCGAATGCGCGCGGGCGTGCCCGTGCGGCTGATCGACCATCACACGGCCCACGGCTACAGCGCGGCCCTGGCCTCGGGATTCCAGGACGCCACGGTGATCAGCGTGGACAACTACGGCGACGGCCACAGCTCGCGCGTGTTCGCCTTTGAGAACGGCGGGCTCAAATTTCTTTACGGCTCGTCGGCCCTGCGCTCGCCCGGCCAGTTCTACGGCGAAATGGCGCAGATCGCCGGGATCAACCCGCTGCTGGCGGGCAAGCTCACCGGCCTGGCCGCGCACGGCGATCCCGCGCCGGGCCTGCCGTTGGTCTCGCAGCTGTTCGGCCTTCGCGACGACGGCGAGGACTTCGTCTACCCGTTCAAACTTTTTGCCTCGGGTCATGCCTCGCCCTATCGCGAGCTGGCGCAGCTTGACCGCCGCGATTTGGCCGCGGCCACACAGCAGCGCTTCGAAGAGGTGATGGTCGGCTATGCGGCTGCGGCCGTGCGCCGCACCGGCCTGCCCAACGTGGCGCTGGCCGGCGGCGTGTTCGGCAACGTGCGCGTCAATCAGCTGATCGCCGAGCTGCCGCAGGTCCAGCAGGTCTACGTCTTTCCGGCAATGTCCGACCAGGGGATCGCAGTAGGCGCGGGATTGGCCTATTTAGCGCAGGAGCACGGTCTGCGCAGCTACGATCTGCCCTCGGTCTACATTGGGCCGGATTACGACGAGCAGCAGATCGAGCAGGCGCTGATCCAGGGCGGACTTAGCTATTCGCGGCCCGCTGACATCGCGGACGAGGCTGCCGCGGCACTGATGCAGGGCAATGTAGTGGTGCGTTATGCCGGGGCGTTGGAGTACGGCCCGCGCGCATTGGGGCACCGCACGATCATGTACCGGCCCGACGACTATTCGGTCAACGACTGGCTCAACCACAAGCTGCATCGTAACGAGTACATGCCCTTTGCGCCGGTGATCATGGCGCAGCACGCCGATCGCATGCTGCGCAATCCCGACCTCGCGCCGCGCGCCGCGCGCCTGATGACGGTCAGCTTTCACGCCACTGACGAGCTCAAACGATTGTGCCCCGGCGTAATCCACGTCGACGGCACGGTACGGCCGCAGATTCTCTATCGCGAAGACGAGCCGCAGTACTACGCGATCCTCGAACGCTGGCACCAACTCAGCGGCGTGCCGTGCTTGATCAACACCTCGTTTAACATGCACGAGGAGCCGATCGTCTGCTCGCCGCAAGACGCGGTGCGCGCGTTTATCGCCGCAGGCCTGCCGCGGATGATCTGCGGACCGTTCTGGGTCACGGCTTAG
- a CDS encoding GMC family oxidoreductase codes for MAPEYYELNAKIVDGSTVDAPLNLSADVVIVGSGAGGATMAKELAEAGMEVVLLEEGRYYDHRNYPRSALEAFMQLYREQGATASLGKPPISMPVGRTVGGTTTINSGTCFRTPDHVMLRWSVLQQLPDLDPTSMGPLFERVEKIIHAHELPREVWGNNALVVERGAKQLGLTVKPLVHNNENCRGCGTCAIGCPDGAKRAANTTYVPLCIKAGGKVVSSARVEQIEIANGRAVGVSGSLLSEDGLEVRGELRVRAPLVIIACGTLHTPVLLKRNKLGKQSGQLGRNLTVHPAVRVLAVMDEEVKSWIGVPQGTYIDDFKSDGIMFEGIAVPPALGAPVLPYIGQQYKELMGNYANVSTYGVMISDTATGRVLNSRNRPLSLYKMSRQDVRRVLRGVGVLARIYFAAGAKSVYTGVAGLPQIKPDQVRLFERTDPDPMRLESMAFHPLGTARIGVSREESVSDPYGELWDVKGLFAVDGGMVPSSLGVNPMVTIMALATRSAQYIAAQRAKWISS; via the coding sequence ATGGCGCCGGAATACTACGAGCTCAACGCGAAGATCGTCGACGGCTCGACCGTAGACGCGCCGCTGAATCTATCGGCCGACGTGGTGATCGTCGGCTCGGGCGCGGGCGGAGCGACCATGGCCAAGGAGCTAGCCGAGGCCGGCATGGAGGTGGTGCTGCTTGAGGAGGGGCGCTACTACGACCATCGCAACTACCCGCGCTCGGCCCTCGAGGCGTTTATGCAGCTCTACCGCGAGCAGGGAGCCACGGCCAGCCTGGGCAAACCGCCGATCTCGATGCCCGTGGGGCGCACCGTGGGTGGCACGACCACCATCAACTCCGGCACCTGCTTTCGCACGCCGGACCACGTGATGCTGCGCTGGTCCGTGCTGCAACAGCTTCCCGATCTCGACCCGACGAGCATGGGGCCGCTGTTCGAGCGCGTGGAAAAAATCATTCACGCCCACGAACTGCCGCGCGAGGTCTGGGGCAACAACGCGCTTGTCGTCGAGCGCGGTGCCAAGCAACTGGGGCTGACGGTCAAGCCGCTGGTGCACAACAACGAGAACTGCCGCGGCTGCGGCACCTGCGCCATCGGCTGCCCCGACGGGGCCAAACGCGCGGCCAACACCACCTACGTGCCGCTGTGCATCAAGGCCGGGGGCAAGGTTGTCAGCTCGGCCCGCGTGGAACAGATCGAAATCGCCAACGGCCGAGCAGTCGGGGTCAGCGGCAGTTTGCTCTCGGAGGACGGCCTGGAGGTCCGCGGCGAGTTGCGTGTGCGCGCGCCGCTGGTGATCATCGCCTGCGGCACCTTGCATACCCCGGTGCTGCTCAAGCGCAACAAGCTGGGCAAGCAAAGCGGCCAGCTTGGGCGCAACCTGACCGTGCATCCGGCGGTGCGCGTATTGGCGGTGATGGACGAGGAGGTTAAAAGTTGGATCGGCGTGCCCCAGGGGACCTACATCGACGACTTTAAAAGCGACGGGATCATGTTCGAGGGGATCGCAGTGCCGCCGGCCCTGGGTGCGCCGGTGCTGCCCTACATCGGACAGCAATACAAAGAGCTGATGGGCAACTACGCCAACGTCTCCACCTATGGGGTGATGATCTCGGACACTGCAACCGGCCGTGTGCTCAACAGCCGCAACCGGCCGCTGTCACTGTACAAGATGAGCAGGCAGGACGTGCGGCGCGTGCTGCGCGGCGTGGGCGTGCTGGCGCGGATCTACTTTGCCGCCGGGGCCAAAAGCGTCTACACCGGGGTGGCCGGCCTGCCGCAGATCAAGCCCGACCAGGTGCGCCTGTTCGAGCGCACCGACCCCGACCCGATGCGTCTGGAGTCGATGGCTTTCCACCCGCTGGGCACGGCGCGCATCGGCGTGTCGCGCGAGGAGAGCGTGTCGGACCCTTACGGCGAGCTGTGGGACGTCAAGGGGCTGTTCGCCGTGGACGGCGGCATGGTCCCCTCGAGCCTGGGCGTCAATCCGATGGTGACGATCATGGCGCTGGCCACGCGTAGCGCGCAGTACATCGCGGCCCAGCGCGCGAAATGGATCAGCTCCTGA
- a CDS encoding ABC transporter permease: MSIWESIKVALEAIRAHKFRSSLTTLGVIIGVATVIAMMGVVGGVNAQVNRELGRIGASTFYVSKMPAIVISGTQWRDYAKRKDLLIEDAEAIKRACPDVSLVGPSLSLWGLRARGGVGQTDPNVSLAGITETYGEINNISIEIGRNLTAGDVDAARRVAIVGPDVAEKLFPNRPALGEQVTIFGGGYTIVGIAERQGEIFGQSQDMYVAVPISTLQRKVGRRHSDFTISVRAVSGERVNSAMDQVRGIMRARRKVPWGEPDDFEILTRDSIMTTWRALTGSVFAAAIGIAAISLLVGGIGIMNIMMVSVKERTKEIGIRKALGASQATVLMQFLIEAMSLSALGGVLGVILSVGGLKLAAHYYPSLPVHISLGPILLSFFFSLGVGLFFGVWPAYRAAHQDPIEALRYE, from the coding sequence ATGAGTATTTGGGAGAGCATCAAGGTCGCCCTCGAGGCGATCCGCGCACATAAGTTCCGCTCGTCGCTGACGACCCTGGGCGTGATCATCGGCGTGGCCACGGTAATCGCGATGATGGGCGTGGTCGGCGGAGTCAACGCCCAGGTCAACCGTGAACTGGGACGCATCGGCGCCTCGACGTTCTACGTCTCCAAAATGCCGGCGATCGTGATCAGCGGCACCCAGTGGCGCGATTACGCCAAGCGCAAAGACCTGTTGATCGAGGACGCCGAGGCGATCAAGCGCGCCTGCCCCGACGTAAGCCTGGTCGGCCCGAGCCTGTCGCTGTGGGGCCTGCGCGCCCGGGGCGGCGTGGGGCAGACCGACCCCAACGTCTCGCTGGCCGGCATCACCGAGACCTACGGCGAGATCAACAACATCTCCATCGAGATCGGCCGCAACCTGACTGCGGGCGACGTGGACGCCGCGCGGCGCGTGGCGATCGTCGGTCCGGACGTGGCCGAGAAGCTGTTTCCAAACCGCCCTGCCCTGGGCGAACAGGTGACGATCTTCGGCGGCGGCTACACCATCGTGGGCATTGCCGAGCGGCAGGGAGAGATCTTCGGCCAAAGTCAGGACATGTACGTGGCCGTGCCGATCTCCACGCTTCAGCGCAAGGTCGGTCGCCGCCACTCGGACTTCACGATCTCGGTGCGCGCCGTGTCCGGCGAGCGTGTGAACTCGGCGATGGACCAGGTGCGCGGCATTATGCGCGCCCGGCGCAAAGTCCCCTGGGGCGAGCCCGACGACTTCGAGATCCTCACCCGCGACTCGATCATGACCACCTGGCGCGCGCTGACCGGCTCGGTCTTCGCCGCGGCGATCGGCATTGCCGCGATCAGCCTGCTGGTCGGCGGGATCGGCATCATGAACATCATGATGGTCTCGGTGAAGGAGCGCACCAAGGAGATCGGCATCCGCAAGGCGCTGGGCGCGTCCCAGGCCACGGTGCTGATGCAATTTCTGATCGAGGCGATGTCGCTCTCGGCGCTGGGCGGGGTGCTCGGCGTAATTCTCTCGGTGGGCGGCCTGAAGCTTGCCGCGCACTACTACCCCTCGCTGCCGGTGCACATCAGCCTCGGTCCGATTTTGCTCTCGTTCTTTTTCTCGCTGGGGGTCGGCCTGTTCTTCGGCGTCTGGCCCGCATACCGCGCCGCGCATCAAGATCCGATCGAGGCCCTGCGCTACGAGTAG
- a CDS encoding ABC transporter permease codes for MRALWENFKQALLSLKANLLRSLLTTLGIVIGITTIIAIISVIEGLNESFSNSISAIGQGVLYVQKWDWGSNDWEAIRGRRDITMREARILEDQLRTAQNTAITARTSRDIRYKTHKIEMVQCYGTGPSWAPIRNIEVVRGRFISETEVEAARNVVVLGADIADQLFQGEDPIDKRLYLGGRSFRVIGVMGKTGSTLGFNLDTIVVIPLGTFFKSFGAHRSLTILVQAPDPADVSATEEEVLGVMRRARRLRFGEENDFSINQMDILRELYEKLTGGLYTAMFAVAFISLLVGGIGIMNIMMVSVTERTREIGIRKALGAKRRSILQQFLIEAIVLSALGGVVGIALGFGLAMLVAAVSPVPAAVQVWSVILGLLFSSLVGIFFGIYPAYKASRLKPIEALSYE; via the coding sequence TTGAGAGCACTGTGGGAAAACTTCAAGCAGGCCCTGCTCTCGCTCAAGGCCAACCTGCTGCGCAGCCTGCTCACCACGCTGGGAATCGTGATCGGCATTACCACGATCATCGCGATCATCAGCGTGATCGAGGGGCTCAACGAGTCGTTCAGCAACTCGATCAGCGCCATCGGCCAGGGCGTGCTCTACGTGCAAAAATGGGACTGGGGATCCAACGATTGGGAGGCCATACGCGGCCGACGCGACATCACCATGCGCGAGGCGCGAATCCTCGAGGACCAGCTTCGCACGGCCCAGAACACGGCGATCACCGCCCGCACCTCACGCGACATCCGCTACAAGACCCACAAGATCGAGATGGTGCAATGCTACGGCACCGGGCCTTCCTGGGCGCCGATCCGCAACATCGAGGTGGTGCGCGGCCGCTTCATCAGCGAGACCGAGGTCGAGGCCGCACGCAACGTGGTCGTGCTCGGGGCGGACATCGCGGACCAGCTGTTCCAGGGCGAGGACCCGATCGACAAACGGCTCTATCTGGGAGGCCGCAGCTTCCGCGTGATCGGCGTAATGGGCAAGACCGGATCGACCCTGGGCTTCAACCTGGACACGATCGTGGTCATCCCCCTGGGCACGTTCTTCAAGAGCTTCGGCGCCCACCGTTCGCTGACGATCCTGGTCCAGGCGCCCGATCCCGCCGACGTCAGCGCCACTGAGGAAGAAGTGCTCGGCGTAATGCGTCGCGCGCGACGGCTGCGCTTCGGCGAGGAGAACGACTTCTCGATCAACCAGATGGACATTTTGCGCGAGCTCTACGAGAAGCTCACCGGCGGGCTGTACACCGCGATGTTCGCCGTGGCCTTCATCAGCCTGCTGGTCGGCGGCATCGGCATCATGAACATCATGATGGTCTCGGTCACCGAGCGCACGCGGGAGATCGGCATCCGCAAGGCGCTGGGCGCCAAGCGGCGCTCGATTTTGCAGCAGTTCCTGATCGAGGCGATTGTGCTCTCCGCCCTGGGCGGGGTGGTCGGCATCGCCCTGGGGTTCGGCCTGGCGATGCTGGTGGCGGCGGTCAGCCCGGTGCCCGCGGCAGTGCAGGTCTGGTCGGTGATTCTCGGGCTGCTGTTCTCCTCGCTGGTGGGAATCTTCTTCGGCATCTACCCGGCCTACAAGGCCAGTCGACTCAAACCGATCGAGGCGCTGAGCTATGAGTAG
- a CDS encoding ABC transporter ATP-binding protein yields the protein MSEPLLKLTEIWKIYRMGKVEVHALSNVSLNVESGEYMAIMGPSGSGKSTLMNILGCLDTPSAGSYVLAENDVSRMRDNELAVVRNRQIGFVFQTFNLLPRASAQHNVELPLVYAGVGSSERKRRAREALAKVGLGDRGSHKPNELSGGERQRVAIARALVTKPSIILADEPTGNLDSKTSSEIMQIMGNLQQEGNTVILVTHEEEIGRLTRRIVRLHDGQIVKDERI from the coding sequence GTGAGCGAGCCGCTGCTCAAGCTGACCGAGATCTGGAAAATTTACCGCATGGGCAAGGTCGAGGTCCACGCGCTGAGCAACGTCTCGCTCAACGTCGAAAGCGGCGAGTACATGGCGATCATGGGCCCCTCGGGCTCGGGCAAGTCAACGCTGATGAATATTCTGGGCTGCCTGGATACGCCCTCGGCCGGCAGCTACGTGCTGGCCGAGAACGACGTCAGCCGCATGCGCGACAACGAGCTGGCCGTGGTGCGCAACCGCCAGATCGGCTTCGTGTTTCAGACCTTCAACCTGCTGCCGCGGGCCAGCGCCCAACACAACGTCGAGCTGCCGCTGGTCTACGCCGGAGTGGGCTCTTCCGAACGCAAACGCCGCGCGCGCGAGGCCCTGGCCAAGGTCGGGTTGGGCGATCGCGGCAGCCACAAGCCCAACGAACTCTCCGGCGGCGAACGCCAGCGCGTGGCCATCGCCCGGGCGCTGGTCACCAAGCCCTCGATCATTCTCGCCGACGAGCCCACCGGCAACCTGGACAGCAAGACCAGCTCCGAGATCATGCAGATCATGGGCAATCTGCAGCAAGAGGGGAACACCGTAATCCTCGTGACCCACGAGGAGGAAATCGGCCGCCTGACCCGCCGGATCGTGCGCCTGCACGACGGCCAAATCGTCAAGGATGAGCGAATTTGA
- a CDS encoding efflux RND transporter periplasmic adaptor subunit, which produces MATHRTGRNAPGMIITATLATLIALLLLAGCSQRPVTVQSEISETRDLVETVQATARIQPVVSVDLSADLSGQIVQLDVNEGDWVEKGQVLVRLDQDLYASQRDQARASLRSADAGLELAQANLAQAQRELARIEQLHERGLASQQAFENARTVHESAEAQVEVAKAQRSQARAVINSADDQLGKTVIHSPMSGTAVKVNKEVGEIAMGNQFTQDVIMVVADLSAMECVLEVDENDVVKIQIGDSAKIEVDALPDDEFSGTVTRIAKSPLIKGLGGLEETTSFEVKVTIEGPIEKLLPGMSATVDVEVDRADQVVAVPLQCLTKRDPVVEKELREARESKQKLERPPTPETDRLVECLFVIQEGQALMRPVTTGISSETHVEIKEGIESGEEIVAGSYKTLNTMLHDGLTVEVSNVAGPGAKE; this is translated from the coding sequence ATGGCCACGCACCGAACAGGCCGCAACGCGCCGGGGATGATAATCACGGCGACGCTGGCGACCTTGATTGCTTTGCTGCTGCTCGCCGGCTGCTCCCAGCGACCGGTTACCGTCCAGAGCGAGATCAGCGAAACCCGCGACCTGGTAGAGACCGTGCAGGCCACGGCGCGCATCCAGCCGGTGGTCTCGGTCGACCTCTCGGCCGACCTCTCGGGCCAGATTGTGCAACTCGACGTCAATGAGGGCGACTGGGTCGAGAAGGGACAAGTGCTGGTTCGGCTCGACCAGGATCTGTACGCCAGTCAGCGCGACCAGGCGCGGGCCAGTTTGCGCAGCGCCGACGCCGGCCTGGAATTGGCGCAGGCCAACCTGGCCCAAGCTCAGCGCGAGCTGGCGCGCATCGAGCAGTTGCACGAGCGCGGCCTGGCCTCGCAGCAGGCGTTTGAGAACGCGCGCACAGTCCACGAGAGCGCCGAGGCCCAGGTCGAGGTGGCCAAGGCCCAACGCAGCCAGGCCCGCGCGGTGATCAACAGCGCCGACGACCAATTGGGCAAGACCGTAATCCACTCTCCGATGTCGGGCACCGCGGTCAAGGTCAATAAAGAAGTTGGCGAGATCGCCATGGGCAACCAGTTCACCCAGGACGTGATCATGGTGGTGGCCGACCTTTCGGCAATGGAGTGTGTGCTCGAGGTTGACGAGAACGACGTGGTCAAGATCCAGATCGGCGACAGCGCCAAGATCGAGGTCGACGCCCTGCCCGACGACGAGTTCTCCGGCACGGTGACGCGCATCGCCAAAAGCCCGCTGATCAAAGGGCTCGGCGGTCTGGAGGAGACCACCAGCTTCGAGGTCAAGGTGACGATCGAGGGGCCGATCGAGAAGCTGCTGCCCGGAATGAGCGCCACGGTCGACGTCGAGGTCGACCGCGCGGACCAGGTGGTGGCGGTGCCGTTGCAGTGCCTGACCAAGCGCGACCCGGTGGTCGAGAAAGAGCTGCGCGAGGCGCGCGAGAGCAAGCAGAAGCTCGAACGTCCGCCCACGCCCGAGACCGATCGGCTGGTCGAGTGCCTTTTCGTGATTCAGGAGGGCCAGGCGCTGATGCGTCCGGTGACCACCGGCATCAGCTCTGAGACCCACGTCGAGATCAAGGAGGGGATCGAGTCCGGCGAGGAGATCGTCGCGGGCAGCTACAAAACGCTGAACACCATGCTGCACGACGGCCTGACGGTCGAAGTGTCAAACGTCGCCGGACCGGGAGCCAAGGAGTGA
- a CDS encoding CarD family transcriptional regulator gives MAADCAVWCGVIKNTLSLGSSHLHLWWFMGKFKIGQKAVYPAQGVGEIEGIEKKEISGHKQSFYILRILDNDIRIMIPVDKAEVVGLRNIIDAKEANKVFNILKKRPKNVDSKTWNRRYRDYMCRIKTGSLFEVAAVVRDLYHRSQDKELSFGERKMLDTARTLLVTEMCFATSRETKSIEKRIEKLLERKPK, from the coding sequence ATGGCTGCCGATTGCGCCGTTTGGTGCGGTGTGATAAAAAATACTCTAAGTTTAGGCTCTTCACATCTTCACCTTTGGTGGTTCATGGGCAAGTTTAAAATTGGTCAAAAAGCCGTCTATCCTGCCCAAGGCGTCGGCGAGATCGAGGGAATCGAGAAAAAAGAGATCAGCGGACACAAGCAGAGCTTCTATATTCTGCGCATTTTGGACAACGACATTCGCATCATGATTCCCGTGGACAAGGCCGAGGTCGTGGGCCTGCGCAATATCATCGATGCCAAGGAAGCTAATAAAGTATTCAACATTTTAAAGAAACGTCCGAAGAACGTCGACAGCAAGACCTGGAACCGCCGCTATCGCGATTACATGTGCCGCATTAAAACCGGATCGCTGTTCGAGGTTGCCGCGGTGGTGCGTGATCTTTACCATCGCAGTCAAGATAAAGAGCTGTCGTTCGGCGAGCGCAAAATGCTCGATACGGCCCGCACCCTGCTGGTCACCGAGATGTGTTTCGCCACCAGCAGGGAGACCAAGTCGATCGAGAAGCGCATTGAAAAGCTGCTCGAGCGCAAGCCCAAATAA
- a CDS encoding SDR family oxidoreductase: protein MGLLDGKVAVITGSGSGIGREYALLFAKEGAKVVINDLGGSRDGSGDGSVRVADEVVAEIQAAGGEAAANYDSVATMEGGLNIVKTAVDAFGKLDILVNNAGILRDKTLTKMPEDWWDLVIAVHLKGTFSCSQAAANQIREQGSGGRIITTSSLAGLIGNFGQTNYGSAKAGIAGFTRVAAVELMKSGITVNCIAPVAVTRLTEDLPMFQAEGVAQELSPAHIAPLALFLASDLSANITGKIFGIQGGKVFLYQMVTSEGVVKDGVWSAQDIADNLDQIMKI from the coding sequence ATGGGATTACTAGACGGTAAAGTAGCTGTCATTACCGGCTCCGGAAGCGGCATCGGACGCGAGTACGCCCTGCTGTTCGCCAAAGAGGGCGCCAAGGTCGTAATTAACGACCTCGGCGGATCGCGCGACGGCTCGGGAGACGGCAGTGTCCGGGTCGCCGACGAGGTGGTCGCAGAGATCCAGGCCGCTGGCGGCGAAGCCGCGGCCAACTACGACTCGGTGGCCACGATGGAAGGCGGCCTGAACATCGTCAAGACCGCGGTAGACGCCTTTGGCAAGCTGGACATCCTGGTCAACAACGCGGGCATCCTGCGCGACAAGACCCTGACCAAAATGCCCGAGGACTGGTGGGACCTGGTGATTGCCGTGCACCTCAAGGGGACCTTCTCCTGCTCGCAGGCGGCGGCCAACCAGATCCGCGAACAGGGCAGCGGCGGCCGGATCATCACCACCTCGAGTCTGGCGGGACTGATCGGCAACTTCGGTCAGACCAACTACGGCTCGGCCAAGGCCGGAATCGCGGGATTCACCAGGGTCGCGGCCGTGGAGCTGATGAAGTCCGGCATAACCGTCAACTGCATCGCTCCCGTAGCGGTGACCAGGCTCACCGAGGATCTGCCGATGTTCCAGGCCGAGGGCGTGGCCCAGGAGCTCTCCCCGGCCCACATCGCGCCCCTGGCGCTGTTCCTGGCCTCGGACCTCTCGGCCAACATCACCGGCAAGATCTTCGGCATCCAGGGCGGCAAGGTCTTCCTCTACCAGATGGTGACTTCCGAGGGCGTGGTCAAAGACGGTGTTTGGTCCGCCCAGGACATCGCGGACAATCTCGATCAGATCATGAAGATTTAA